From the bacterium genome, one window contains:
- a CDS encoding 3-keto-5-aminohexanoate cleavage protein, with protein sequence MSGDKVIVTCALTGVLARKEQCPAIPYSPAEIAEEARRAYEAGAAVVHIHARRPDGGPSWESAVFGQIKEEIRKRCPVLLNFSSGGIGLPIQERTRHIVEHRPEIAALNMGSMNYAIYSRKQKAFYHDHVFANPFRDIQYCLEQINQAGAKPELECFDVGHVANAEPFIDMGLLKAPAHYSLILGVLGGIPARPGNLACMAQNLPKGSHWEVIGIGRDQWRLIEEALDLGGDLRVGLEDNFYLPNGEMAASNGDLVDEALHRLQERGRRAASVEEARSILQLN encoded by the coding sequence GTGCCCGGCGATTCCCTATTCGCCGGCGGAGATCGCCGAGGAGGCCCGCCGGGCCTACGAAGCCGGGGCGGCGGTGGTCCACATCCACGCCCGCCGGCCCGACGGCGGCCCCAGCTGGGAGTCGGCGGTTTTCGGCCAGATCAAGGAAGAGATCCGAAAGCGCTGCCCGGTCCTGCTGAATTTCTCCTCCGGCGGCATCGGCCTGCCGATCCAGGAGCGGACTCGCCATATCGTCGAGCACCGGCCCGAGATCGCCGCCCTCAATATGGGCTCGATGAATTACGCCATTTACAGCCGGAAGCAGAAGGCCTTCTACCACGACCACGTCTTCGCCAATCCCTTCCGCGATATCCAATACTGCCTCGAACAGATCAACCAGGCCGGAGCCAAGCCCGAGCTCGAATGCTTCGACGTCGGCCACGTTGCCAACGCCGAGCCCTTCATCGACATGGGTTTGCTGAAGGCGCCGGCCCATTACAGCCTGATCCTCGGCGTGCTCGGCGGCATTCCGGCCCGGCCCGGCAATTTGGCCTGCATGGCCCAAAATCTCCCGAAAGGCTCGCATTGGGAAGTCATCGGCATCGGCCGCGACCAATGGCGCTTGATCGAAGAGGCCCTGGATCTGGGTGGTGACCTGCGGGTCGGCTTGGAAGACAACTTCTATTTGCCCAACGGCGAGATGGCCGCCTCCAACGGCGACTTGGTCGACGAAGCGCTGCATCGGCTTCAAGAGCGGGGCCGGCGCGCCGCTTCGGTCGAAGAGGCGCGGTCCATTCTGCAATTGAATTAA